GCTCGCTCGCCAGCAGGTCGCGGATCGCCTGGTCGAGGCTCTCGGTGGTGTAGGACTGGCCCACGCGCAGGCGGGTATAGGACAGCACCGTCTCGGGCTCGAGCCGCTGGGTGCCCTCGACGCGCAGCGTGCGCACGGTACGCACCGGCGCGGGAATCGCCACCGGCGTCACCGGCTGCTGCGCGGCGGGCGCGGGTTGCTGCGCTGCCGGGGCTGGCTGCTGCTGCGCGGGCGCCTGCTGCGCACAGGCCACGCCCGACAGAATCGTGCCCGTCAGGAGCAGCGCGGTGGCGCGCACGCCGAGAGTTGTCACCTTGATTGCAGTCACCATCCTACCCCAGGATTCGAGAATATTTCAGGCCGAAGCTCGGGTCGGCGAACCGCCCTGCCCCAACCGCGTCAGCCGATCAACCCGGCCAGATTCCTCCACACGCCAAAGGCGCCCAGATCGTTGAACGTCACCATCAAAAACAGCGCCAGGATCGCCACCATCCCGCCGCGGAACGCCCATTCCATCACCTCCGGCTCCACGGGTTTCCGGCGCACCGCCTCGATCGCATAGAACAGAAGATGGCCGCCATCCAGCACCGGGACTGGCAACAGGTTAATGAATCCCAGATTAATCGACACGAGCGCGATCAGGAACACGAACTCCACCGGTCCCAGGACGAAGCGCTCGCCGGAAACCTGTGCGATTCGCAGCGGTCCGCCCAATTCCTTCACTGACCGGCGGCCGGTGATGATCTGACCGAGCCCATCGATCTGCATCTGGATGACCCGGCCGGTATCGCGAATGCCGGCCATCGGGGCTTCCCACAGGCTGACCGGCACCAGCTCGACCGGGCCGGAGCGCACGCCCAGCACACCCAGTCGATACACGTTGCCGAAGCGGTCCTTTTCCTCACGCACGCCGGTGGTGATGTTGAGGTCGAGCCTGCGGCCGTCGCGCTCGATCCCGATACGGATTGGCTCGGCAGGGCGCATGATCACATAGCGCGCGATCTCGTTGAAGCCTTCGACGGAACGCCCGCCGACCGAGAGGATCCGGTCCCCCGGCTGAAGTCCCGCGGCTGCCGCGACGCTTCCCTTGTCGACCGTTCCGATCACCGGCGCCGTGCTGGGCCGGCCATAGGCGACGGCGAACGCTGCCAGAATCAGGATCGCCACCACGAAATTGGTCACCGGCCCCGCCACCACCACGATCGCGCGCTGCCACACGGGCTTGGCCTGGAAGGTCCGCGCACGCTCGGCGGCGGGCAGCGACAGCCATTCGGGGCTGGGCTGGCTCGCCGGGTTCATGTCGCCGGCGAACTTCACATAGCCGCCGAGCGGCAGCCAGCCGAACTTCCAGCGCGTGCCGCGCTTGTCGGTGAACCCCGCGATCTCGCGCCCGAACCCGATCGAGAAGATGTCGGCCTTGATCCCGAACAGGCGTCCCGCCGCGTAATGACCCAGCTCGTGCACAAAGACGAGCGGCCCGATCACCAACAGGAAGGCGAGGATGTAGAGAAAGAAACCGGGATTCTCGGTCAAGCTACGCAGTCCTTCACACGCTCGCCCGCAATGTTCCGCGCCTCCGCGTCGATCGCAAGCACTTGATCGAGCGTCGCCGGTGCGGCCGGATCATAGCGTTCAAGCGTATCCGCGACGATTGCGGCAATTTCAAGAAAGCCGATACGCCGTGCGAGGAACGCGGCAACCGCCACTTCGTTCGCCGCGTTGAGCACCGCCGGGCGCGCCCCGCCTGCCGCCAGTGCCTCGCGCGCCAGGCGAAGGCATGGAAAACGCGCATGGTCGGGCGCCTCGAAATCCAGCCGCCCGATCCTGGTCAGGTCGAGCCGCTGGCACGGCGTCGCCATCCGCCGCGGCCAGGCGAGCGCGTGCGCGATCGGCACGCGCATGTCAGGGGAGCCGAGCTGCGCCAGCACCGAGCCGTCGGCATATTCGACCATCGAATGGATCACCGACTGGCGGTGCACGATCACATCCAGCTGCTCGGGCGCCACCGGGAACAGGTGGAACGCCTCGATCAGCTCCAGCCCCTTGTTCATCAGCGTCGCCGAATCGACGCTGATCTTCGCGCCCATCGACCAGTTGGGATGCGCCACCGCCTGCTCGGGCGTGATGCCGCGCATCTCGTCGAGGCTGCGCTCGCGGAACGGTCCGCCGCTCGCGGTCAGGATGATTCTTGATACTTGATCGGCGTTATCGGACTCAAAGCACTGGAAAATAGCGTTATGTTCCGAATCGACCGGGAGCAACGTGGCGCCGTGCCGTGCGACTTCGCGTGTCACCACCTCGCCTGCCGAGACGAGCGATTCCTTGTTGGCGAGTGCGACCGTGCCGCCGCCTTCGAGCGCCGCCAGCGCCGGCTTCAGGCCCGCGGTGCCGACAATCGCCGCCATCGTCCAGTCCGCGTCCATGCGCGCGGCCTCGCACACCGCCCGCGCGCCGCCCGCCGCCTCGACCCCGCTCCCCGCCAGCGCCTCGCGCAGCGCGGGCAGACAGGTCTCGTCTGCCACCACCGCCAGCTTCGCCCGCACCCGGCGCGCCGCCGCCGCCAGCCGCCCGACGTCGCAATTGGCGGTCAGCGCCACCACCTCGAACGCGTCGGGTTCGCGCTCGATCAGGTCGAGTGTCGAGGTGCCGACCGATCCGGTCGCGCCGAGGATCGACACGCGCCTCATCGGATCGCCAGTACCAGCAATGCCGCGAGCGGCGCCACCGGCACCAGCCCGTCGAGCCGGTCGAGCAGGCCGCCGTGACCCGGCAGCAGATTGCCCGAATCCTTGACCCCCGCACACCGCTTGAGCCAGCTCTCATAGAGGTCGCCCGCCTGCGCCAGCGCCGCCAGCAACGGCGTCGCCGCCGCGAGCCGCCAGTCGAGCCCCAGGCCGATCAGAACGAACGCGAACAGCCCTGCCGCCGTCACCCCGCCGAAGAAGCCGGCCCAGGTCTTGTTGGGGCTCACCGCGGGCAGCAGCTTGGGCCCGCCGATCGCGCGTCCCGCGAAATAGGCGCCGATGTCGCACGCCCAGACCAGCGCCATCGCCCAGAAGGCGAGCAGCAAGCCCTGATCCTGCGCGCGCAGCACCAGCAAAGCGAGCACCGGCAGCCCGACATAGACCTCGCCCGCGCCCAGCATCCCGTTGCGCGTGACGATCGCGACGAAGAACATCGCCCCGAGCACCAGCCCGAAGGCGAGGAACCCCGGCCCTGCCGCGATCGGCGCCATGATCGCGAGCGGCACGGTCAGCGCATATTGCGCGAGCTTGCGCTGCCGGGCATCCGCGCCGTGCAGCCCGCCCCATTCGTGGATCATCAGGATCCCGACGACCGCCAGCAGCAGCCAGAAGGCGAAGCCGCCCCACCACAGCGCGGTCGCCGCCATCGCGACCAGCACCGCGCCGACCAGCGCGCGCGTCGGCAGATCGGCATTCTTCCGGGGCGGAACTTCGTTCACAAGCCTCCGAACCGGCGCTGCCGCTTGCCGAACTGCGCGATCGCATCGGCCAGCGCGGCACCGTCGAAATCGGGCCACAGCGTATCGACGAACAGCAGCTCGGCATAGGCCGCCTGCCACAGCAGGAAATTGGACAGCCGCTGCTCGCCTGAGGTACGGATCAGCAGGTCGAGCGGGGGCAGTCCGTGCGTGGTCAGCGCGTCGCCGAACATCGCGTCGTCGATCTGCGCCGGATCGAGCTCCCCGGCCTTGGCCGCCACCGCCAGCCGCCGCGCCGCCGCCACGATCTCGGCCTGCGCGCCATAGTTGAGCGCGATCACCAGCGTCGCCCCGCTATTCGCCGCCGTGCGCGCGATCGCATCGTCGATCATCGCCACCAGGTCGTCCGACAGCGCATGATAGTCGCCGATCACGCGCAGCCGGACATTCTCGCCGACCAGGTCGCGCAGCTCGTTCTTGAGGAAGTGGCGCAGCAGGCCCATCAGGTCGCGCACTTCCTCCTCTGGCCGCCGCCAATTCTCCGACGAGAAGGCATAGAGCGTCAGCACCTCGATGCCGAGCTCGCGCGCCGCC
This is a stretch of genomic DNA from Sphingomonas sp. BT-65. It encodes these proteins:
- a CDS encoding isoprenyl transferase — translated: MTALSAPAPANPEGEAIPRHVAIIMDGNGRWAKAKRLPRLAGHKQGVEAVRRVSKAARELGIEVLTLYAFSSENWRRPEEEVRDLMGLLRHFLKNELRDLVGENVRLRVIGDYHALSDDLVAMIDDAIARTAANSGATLVIALNYGAQAEIVAAARRLAVAAKAGELDPAQIDDAMFGDALTTHGLPPLDLLIRTSGEQRLSNFLLWQAAYAELLFVDTLWPDFDGAALADAIAQFGKRQRRFGGL
- a CDS encoding phosphatidate cytidylyltransferase, with product MAATALWWGGFAFWLLLAVVGILMIHEWGGLHGADARQRKLAQYALTVPLAIMAPIAAGPGFLAFGLVLGAMFFVAIVTRNGMLGAGEVYVGLPVLALLVLRAQDQGLLLAFWAMALVWACDIGAYFAGRAIGGPKLLPAVSPNKTWAGFFGGVTAAGLFAFVLIGLGLDWRLAAATPLLAALAQAGDLYESWLKRCAGVKDSGNLLPGHGGLLDRLDGLVPVAPLAALLVLAIR
- a CDS encoding 1-deoxy-D-xylulose-5-phosphate reductoisomerase, which produces MRRVSILGATGSVGTSTLDLIEREPDAFEVVALTANCDVGRLAAAARRVRAKLAVVADETCLPALREALAGSGVEAAGGARAVCEAARMDADWTMAAIVGTAGLKPALAALEGGGTVALANKESLVSAGEVVTREVARHGATLLPVDSEHNAIFQCFESDNADQVSRIILTASGGPFRERSLDEMRGITPEQAVAHPNWSMGAKISVDSATLMNKGLELIEAFHLFPVAPEQLDVIVHRQSVIHSMVEYADGSVLAQLGSPDMRVPIAHALAWPRRMATPCQRLDLTRIGRLDFEAPDHARFPCLRLAREALAAGGARPAVLNAANEVAVAAFLARRIGFLEIAAIVADTLERYDPAAPATLDQVLAIDAEARNIAGERVKDCVA
- the rseP gene encoding RIP metalloprotease RseP is translated as MTENPGFFLYILAFLLVIGPLVFVHELGHYAAGRLFGIKADIFSIGFGREIAGFTDKRGTRWKFGWLPLGGYVKFAGDMNPASQPSPEWLSLPAAERARTFQAKPVWQRAIVVVAGPVTNFVVAILILAAFAVAYGRPSTAPVIGTVDKGSVAAAAGLQPGDRILSVGGRSVEGFNEIARYVIMRPAEPIRIGIERDGRRLDLNITTGVREEKDRFGNVYRLGVLGVRSGPVELVPVSLWEAPMAGIRDTGRVIQMQIDGLGQIITGRRSVKELGGPLRIAQVSGERFVLGPVEFVFLIALVSINLGFINLLPVPVLDGGHLLFYAIEAVRRKPVEPEVMEWAFRGGMVAILALFLMVTFNDLGAFGVWRNLAGLIG